One window from the genome of Poecilia reticulata strain Guanapo linkage group LG9, Guppy_female_1.0+MT, whole genome shotgun sequence encodes:
- the LOC103470457 gene encoding aquaporin-3, giving the protein MGRQKFYLDKLARFFQIRNLLLRQALAECLGTLILVMFGCGAVAQSVLSYGTHGRFLTVNFAFGFAATLGILVCGQVSGGHLNPAVTFSLCLLGRDRWRKFPMYFLFQTIGAFFGASVIFAMYYDALWDFPGCFNLTSDSSTAGIFATYPAKHLTIVNGFFDQIIGTAALIVCVLAIVDPYNNPIPQGLEAFTVGFVVLVIGLSMGFNSGYAVNPARDLGPRLFTAIAGWGSEVFTYGNGWFLVPIFAPFLGAIIGTMIYQLMVGFHVEGEVRDKKENKNEEENLQLTVNSNPKSKSNGKEANC; this is encoded by the exons ATGGGTCGACAGAAGTTTTATTTGGACAAACTGGCCCGCTTCTTTCAGATCCGTAACCTGCTGCTCCGCCAGGCCCTGGCAGAGTGCCTTGGCACTCTCATCCTTGTG ATGTTTGGCTGCGGCGCCGTGGCCCAAAGTGTGCTCAGCTACGGTACCCACGGCAGGTTCCTCACTGTCAACTTTGCCTTTGGCTTTGCTGCCACATTAGGCATTCTGGTCTGCGGCCAAGTATCAG GTGGACATTTGAATCCTGCAGTGACCTTTTCACTTTGCCTGCTTGGAAGAGACCGCTGGAGAAAGTTCCCCATGTACTTCCTCTTTCAGACAATCGGAGCCTTTTTTGGTGCTTCCGTTATCTTTGCCATGTACTACG ATGCCTTGTGGGACTTTCCAGGATGTTTCAATCTCACCAGCGATTCTTCCACTGCTGGCATTTTTGCCACCTATCCTGCAAAACATCTCACTATTGTGAATGGATTCTTTGATCag ATTATTGGCACGGCAGCCCTCATCGTTTGCGTTCTGGCGATTGTGGACCCATACAACAACCCGATCCCGCAGGGCTTGGAGGCCTTCACTGTGGGATTTGTGGTTCTGGTCATTGGACTGTCAATGGGCTTCAATTCTGGTTACGCTGTCAATCCTGCCAGAGATCTCGGACCACGTCTTTTCACTGCTATCGCTGGCTGGGGATCTGAAGTTTTCAC GTATGGAAATGGCTGGTTTCTGGTGCCGATTTTCGCCCCATTCCTTGGTGCCATTATTGGCACGATGATTTACCAGCTAATGGTCGGCTTCCATGTGGAGGGCGAAGTGCGTGACAAGAAAGAGAACAAGAACGAAGAGGAAAATCTACAACTCACCGTCAACTCCAACCCCAAATCTAAATCCAACGGCAAAGAGGCTAACTGCTAA